The following are from one region of the Salvia hispanica cultivar TCC Black 2014 chromosome 1, UniMelb_Shisp_WGS_1.0, whole genome shotgun sequence genome:
- the LOC125201445 gene encoding exocyst complex component EXO84B-like — MDSTSRPRFRFRDHRQEMADDSSSEGHTTADSSSLHTDDDDQPHLHSMTAKGVQHLCSELLEIKQESDHDFQKNIFSNYSAFLMIMKDIQVLQTELLGLKSQASLQKRLVQDFSDKIYSTLVSDDTTMLRETLPVEMTVLDVHAQNVSDILDSLVSERRLDDALALLEVESEYVQYLRPDEYSSEQIMSYKSTISGKRSALADQLTLVARHPRVPAPELQKALLGLCQLGENHLANELLLQYYHSRIASGVYNLQPSKGLFPNVLYIQQVAKCVCSMISQAVRSYVSLNGETHPYSLELTRWAAEEMGLFAACFVRYIESISDISGRLSAAVDALRIGISYCSLLETQRILVKHSFLELVRPYIEGVMQLHIDHLSRVMSVVASTDTWVLDRYYVSGIMTGTSSAIIDQHPECFYLTNSGRKFVTLFQSVAEEISPLIAFEMESSVLKGIMDLLTAYVVILESAITGDTDAVEKEGFKINLPETPTQGVIILANLSTLVQFSSSIIRNLFDGVHQLEFEMDSYATLVQDIYSRLKSYFLDHFISNIFSPNAGHESSPEIPDDSCRYLDLTPSVPYLELYLEIKKLEKLECIDVGWLMSLFSEVMDATFEWISTKSEIWTITENLLLNRTKFVQFILDTQFLVEMARHGDYLSEKAKTISDNMIFHVETSFLSADSNDDEWPANMATAALQKLQQLLENEDAADEEGSSHESVIENAIQTNTEI; from the exons ATGGACTCCACCTCCAGGCCTAGATTTCGCTTCAGAGATCACAGGCAAGAAATGGCCGACGATTCCTCGTCCGAGGGTCACACCACTGCCGATTCCTCTTCCCTTCACACCGACGACGACGACCAGCCTCACCTCCACTCCATGACTGCAAAG GGTGTCCAACATCTTTGTTCTGAACTTCTCGAGATCAAGCAAGAATCGGATCACGATTTTCAGAAGAATATCTTTTCAAACTACTCTGCCTTCCTCAT GATAATGAAAGACATACAAGTCTTGCAAACTGAATTGCTGGGATTGAAAAGCCAGGCTTCATTGCAAAAGAGGCTTGTTCAAGATTTTAGTGATAAAATCTACTCAACTCTTGTGTCTGATGATACTACCATGCTTCGAGAAACTCTGCCTGTTGAAATGACTGTATTGGACGTGCATGCACAGAATGTGTCCGATATCTTGGATTCTCTCGTCTCTGAGCGAAGGCTAGATGATGCCCTGGCTCTGCTCGAAGTGGAGAGCGAGTATGTCCAGTATCTACGGCCAGATGAATATTCTTCGGAACAAATAATGTCTTATAAGTCGACTATATCTGGAAAACGGTCTGCCCTTGCTGACCAGCTCACGCTGGTAGCTAGACATCCGCGGGTGCCTGCACCGGAGCTGCAGAAGGCACTGCTCGGATTGTGCCAACTCGGAGAAAATCATCTTGCAAACGAGCTGCTGCTTCAGTACTATCACTCAAGGATTGCTTCTGGTGTATACAATCTGCAACCTTCAAAGGGATTATTTCCAAATGTGTTGTATATTCAACAAGTGGCAAAATGTGTGTGTTCAATGATCTCTCAAGCTGTGAGGAGTTATGTCTCGTTGAATGGAGAAACGCACCCTTACTCTTTGGAGCTAACTCGGTGGGCAGCAGAAGAGATGGGACTGTTTGCTGCTTGCTTCGTCAGGTACATTGAGTCCATCTCCGACATAAGTGGTAGGTTGTCCGCAGCTGTTGATGCTTTGAGGATAGGGATCTCATATTGCTCGCTGCTGGAGACTCAGAGAATCCTCGTGAAGCATTCGTTCTTGGAGCTCGTTCGCCCCTATATAGAGGGAGTCATGCAGCTCCACATAGACCATTTGAGTAGAGTCATGAGTGTGGTTGCCTCTACTGACACATGGGTTTTAGACAGATACTACGTATCGGGAATCATGACAGGAACGAGTAGCGCCATCATTGATCAACACCCTGAATGCTTCTATCTCACCAACAGTGGCAGGAAGTTCGTGACATTGTTCCAGTCTGTCGCGGAGGAGATTTCACCTCTGATCGCGTTTGAAATGGAGAGCTCGGTTCTGAAAGGAATCATGGACTTATTGACAGCTTACGTTGTCATACTCGAAAGTGCCATCACTGGTGACACAGACGCTGTGGAGAAAGAAGGGTTCAAGATCAACTTGCCAGAAACTCCCACTCAAGGAGTTATCATTCTAGCCAATCTGTCTACATTGGTGCAATTTTCCTCGAGCATCATCCGAAACCTCTTTGATGGCGTCCACCAGCTGGAATTCGAGATGGACAGCTACGCAACACTCGTACAGGACATTTACAGTCGGCTCAAATCCTACTTTCTTGATCATTTCATATCGAACATCTTCTCACCAAATGCTGGCCATGAATCCAGTCCAGAGATTCCCGACGATAGCTGTAGATATCTTGATCTGACTCCATCTGTTCCATACCTG GAATTGTATTTGGAGATAAAGAAACTAGAGAAGCTCGAATGCATCGACGTGGGATGGCTGATGAGCCTCTTCTCGGAGGTGATGGACGCAACATTCGAGTGGATCTCCACTAAATCTGAAATTTGGACAATAACAGAGAACTTGCTTCTCAATCGCACAAAATTTGTGCAG TTCATTTTGGACACTCAATTTCTGGTGGAAATGGCAAGACATGGTGATTACTTATCAGAAAAGGCGAAGACCATCTCAGACAACATGATATTTCATGTCGAAACATCCTTCCTTTCGGCTG ATTCGAATGACGATGAGTGGCCTGCAAACATGGCTACCGCAGCCCTTCAGAAGCTGCAACAACTTCTTGAAAATGAGGATGCAGCAGACGAAGAAGGATCCTCGCATGAATCAGTGATTGAAAATGCCATTCAAACAAACACCGAAATTTGA
- the LOC125201444 gene encoding multiple organellar RNA editing factor 2, chloroplastic-like: MAATIARSILTSRSAAAFLPKRLHFSTVSGLPPLPGFGRVRISALRAAAPAISHSIRVLSPARANTVRCRVNRSGSSYSPLNSGSNFNDRPPTEMAPLFPGCDYEHWLIVMDKPGGEGATKQQMIDCYIQTLAKVLGSEEEAKKKIYNVSCERYFGFGCEIDEETSNKLEGLPGVLFVLPDSYVDAENKDYGAELFVNGEIVQRSPERQRRVEPVPQRAQDRPRYNDRTRYVRRRDNMR, translated from the exons ATGGCCGCCACTATCGCCCGATCGATCCTCACCAGCCGGTCAGCCGCCGCCTTTCTCCCCAAACGCCTGCATTTTTCCACCGTCTCCGGTCTCCCGCCCCTCCCCGGCTTTGGCCGCGTCCGAATTTCCGCTCTTCGCGCAGCTGCACCCGCCATATCCCATTCGATTCGCGTGCTTTCTCCCGCCAGAGCCAACACGGTCCGATGCCGAGTCAACCGATCTGGCTCCTCATACTCGCCTTTGAACTCCGGTTCGAACTTCAACGACCGCCCGCCCACGGAGATGGCGCCGCTCTTCCCTGGCTGTGACTATGAGCACTGGCTTATTGTGATGGATAAGCCCGGCGGTGAAGGCGCTACCAAACAGCAGATGATTGATTGCTACATTCAAACCCTAGCTAAAGTACTTGGAAg TGAGGAGGAGGCTAAGAAAAAGATTTATAACGTGTCATGTGAGAGGTACTTTGGGTTTGGATGTGAAATTGATGAGGAAACCTCCAACAAGCTCGAAG GTTTGCCTGGTGTTCTATTCGTTCTCCCCGACTCTTATGTTGATGCTGAAAACAAGGACTATGGAG CTGAGCTATTTGTTAACGGAGAGATAGTTCAACGGTCTCCAGAGAGGCAGAGGAGAGTGGAGCCTGTGCCTCAGAGAGCTCAAGACAGACCAAGATACAATGACAGAACACGTTACGTCAGGCGCCGTGACAATATGAGGTGA